TAACGCTGGATACCCTCTTGACATGACTGTGCGGCGGATTATGGGCATCGAGACCGAGTACGGCATCTCCGTGCCCGGCAATCCCGGAGCCAATGCGATGGTGACCTCCACGCAGGTGGTCAACGCCTACCTCGCGGCCTCGGCCGCCCGGGCGCGCAAGGCCCGGTGGGACTTCGAGGAGGAGAACCCGCTGCGCGACGCGCGCGGATTCGACCTCGCCAGGGAGGTCGCCGACCCCACCCAGCTCACCGACGAGGACCTGGGCCTGGCCAACGTCATCCTCACCAACGGCGCACGGCTCTACGTCGACCACGCCCACCCCGAGTACTCCGCGCCCGAGGTCACCAACCCCATGGACGTGGTGCTGTGGGACAAGGCGGGGGAGCGGGTCATGTCCGACGCCGCCCGGCGCGCGGCCGCCATCCCCGGCATCGACCCCATCCAGCTCTACAAGAACAACACCGACAACAAGGGCGCGTCCTACGGCTGCCACGAGAACTACCTCATGCGCCGCGCGACCCCCTTCGCAGACATCGTCCGGCACCTGGTCCCGTTCTTCGTCTCCCGCCAGGTCGTCTGCGGCGCCGGCCGGGTCGGCCTCGGCGCCGACGGCCGCGAGGCCGGCTTCCAGATCAGCCAGCGCGCCGACTTCTTCGAGGTCGAGGTCGGACTGGAGACCACCCTCAAGCGGCCCATCATCAACACCCGCGACGAGCCGCACGCCGACCCCGACAAGTACCGGCGGCTGCACGTCATCATCGGCGACGCCAACATGAGCGAGATCTCGACCTACCTGAAGGTCGGCACCACCGCCATCGTGCTGGCGATGATCGAGGACGGCTTCATCAGCGTCGACCTGTCGCTGGAGACCCCGATCGCCGACCTGCGCGCGGTCTCCCACGACCCCGGCCTGACCCACGCCGTGCGGCTGCGCGACGGCCGGCGCATGACCGCCCTGCAGCTCCAGCGCGAATACCTCGACCAGGCCCGCAAGTACGTCGAGGACCGTTTCGGCGCCGACGTCGACCCCGGCACCGCCGACGTGCTCGACCGGTGGGAGTCGACGCTGGAGCGCCTGGCCGACGACCCCATGCGGCTGTCCGAGGAGCTCGACTGGGTCGCCAAGCTCAAACTCCTCGAGGGCTACCGCTCCCGTGACGGCCTCGACTGGGGCCACCACCGGCTGCAGCTCGTCGACCTGCAGTACTCCGACGTGCGCGAGGACAAGGGCCTGTACAACCGGCTCGTGGCCCGCGGCAGGATGCAGCGGCTGCTGCAGGAGTCGGAGGTCGAGCGCGCGATCACCGAGCCGCCGCACGACACCCGGGCCTACTTCCGCGGCCGCTGCCTGGCCAAGTACGCCGACTCCGTGGCCGCGGCCTCCTGGGACTCCGTCATCTTCGACCTGCCCGGCCGCGACTCCCTGCAGCGCGTGCCCACCCTGGAGCCGCTGCGCGGCACCAAGGAGCACGTGGGGGCGCTGCTGGACCGCTCGGCCACGGCCGCCGACCTGGTCGCCGTCCTGACCGGCGAGCGGCGCTAGGCGGCGCCGGGGCGCCGGAACCGGGACCGGCCCCGGCGCCCGCGGCCCGGCTCAGGTGGCCGCGGCCGCGCCGAGGTCGCGGGTGAACTCCTCGCGCATCTGCACCTTGCGGACCTTGCCGCTGACCGTCATCGGGAACGACTCCACGACCCGCACGTGCCGCGGCACCTTGAAGTGGGCCAGGCGCCCGCTGCAGAACTCGGCCACCTCCTCGGCGGTCAGCGTGTCGCCGGGGACGCGGGGAATGACGCAGGCCATGATCTCCTCGCCGTACTTGTCATCGGGCACCCCGATGACCTGAACGTCGGAGATCTTGGGGTGGGAGTACAGGAACTCCTCGATCTCGCGCGGGTAGACGTTCTCGCCACCGCGGATGATCATGTCCTTGATCCGGCCGACGATGTCGACGTAGCCGTCCCCGCGCATCACCGCCAGGTCGCCGGTGTGCATCCAGCGTCCGGCGTCGATGACCTCGGCGGTCTCCTCCGGATTGTCCCAGTACCCCAGCATGACGGAGTAGCCGCGGGTGCACAGCTCCCCGGCCTCGCCGCGCGGCATCGTGGTGCCGGCGACCGGGTCCACCACCTTGACCTCCAGGTGCGGCAGCACCCTGCCGACGCTGGAGGTGCGCCGCTCCAGGTCGTCGGCGCGCCGGGTCTGGGTGGAGACCGGGGAGGTCTCGGTCATGCCGTAGCAGATCGCGACCTCCTCCATGTGCATCTCGCCGATGACGCGGCGCATGATCTCCACCGGGCAGGGCGAGCCCGCCATGATCCCGGTGCGCAGCGAGGACAGGTCGTAGGAGGCCAGGCCGTCCAGGCCGAGCTCGGCGATGAACATCGTCGGCACCCCGTACAGCGACGTCGCGCGCTCCTGCGCCACCGCCTCCAGCGTCGCGGCCGGGTCGAAGGTCGGCGCCGGGATGATCATGCACGCGCCGTGGCTGGTGGCCGCGAGATTGCCCATGACCATGCCGAAGCAATGGTAAAACGGCACCGGCAGGCAGATCCGGTCGTGCTCGTCATAGCCCAGCAGCTCGCCGACGAAGTAGCCGTTGTTCAGGATGTTGTGGTGGGAGAGCGTGGCGCCCTTGGGGAACCCGGTGGTGCCCGAGGTGTACTGGATGTTGATCGGGTCGTCGAAGGACAGCTCCCGTTCCCGTTCGGCCAGCCGCCCGGTCGGTACGCCGGAGCCGCGTTCGACCAGCCGGTCCCAGGTGGGGTCGCCGATGTAGACGACCGTGCGCAGCGCGGGGCGGGCGGCGCGCACCCGCTCCACCATGGAGCGGTAGTCGCTGGTCTTGTACTCGGTGTAGGAGACGAGCAGGCTCACGCCGGCCTGGTCGAGCACGTACTCCAGCTCGTGCAGCCGGTAGGCCGGGTTGACGTTGACCAGGATCGCGCCGATCTTGGCGGTCGCGTACTGCACCAGCACCCACTCCGGGCAGTTGGGCGCCCAGACGCCCACCCGGTCGCCCTTGGCCACGCCCGCGGCCAGCAGTCCCAGGGCGACCTCCTCGACGGCGCGGCCGAACTCGGCGTAGGTCCAGCGCCGCCCGCTGGGCCGGTCGACGAGCGCGTCGCGGTCGGGATGCGCGGCGATCGCGCGGTCGAGGTTGGCGCCGATGGTCTCGCCGAGCAGCGGGATGTCGGAGACACCGCTGGCATAGGCCGGTGACGGGGTCATCTTGCGTCCTTTCAGGCGTGCTCTTCCGGTGGGTCCGGTGCCGTCTCGTCGAACGTTGACCGCTGTGTTCGCGGGGCGGAACCTCCATGGTTCCCGCCGTGCCGCCGGCGCTGTGCGCACTGCGGCGGCCGACCCCTGCGCGAGCGCGGTCGTCGGACACCGGTCAGGCCCGCGGGCCGGTGAGGTCCTCCTCGCGGAACTCCCCGTCGGGCAGGGCCGTGGCGGTGCTGTCGTCGCGCTGCTCGGCCTCGCGGGCGCGCAGCTCGGTGCGGCGGATCTTGCCCGAGATCGTCTTGGGCAGCTCGGTGAACTCCAGCCGCCGGATCCGCTTGTAGGGCGCCAGGGCCTCCCTGGAGTGGGCGAAGATCGCGCGCGCGGTGTCCTCGCCCGGCTCCCAGCCCGCGGCCAGGACGACGAACGCCTTGGGCACCGCCAGCCGGATCGGGTCGGGGGAGGGCACCACCGCGGCCTCGGCCACGGCCGGGTGCTCCAGCAGCGCGCTTTCCAGCTCGAAGGGGGAGATGCGGTAGTCCGAGGCCTTGAACACGTCGTCGGTGCGCCCGACGTAGGTGATGTTGCCGTCGGCGTCCCTGGAGCCGATGTCGCCGGTGTGGTAGTAGCCGTCGCGCATCGCCTCGGCGTTGCGCTCGGGGTCGCCGTGGTAGCCGACCATCAGGCCGAGCGGCCGCTGCGACAGGTCCAGGCAGATCTCGCCGGCGTCGCCGGGGGCGCCGGTGGCCGGGTCGATCAGCTCGACGGCGTAGCCGGGGCAGGGCCGCCCCATCGAGCCCGGCCGGACCGGGGAGCCGGGAGTGTTGGCGACCTGCACGGTCGTCTCGGTCTGGCCGAAGCCGTCGCGGATGGTCACCCCCCACGCCGAGCGGACGTGCTCGATCACCTCGGGGTTGAGCGGCTCGCCCGCGCCCACGACCTTGGCCGGAGGGGTGCGCAGCCGGGAGATGTCGGCCTGGATGAGCATCCGCCACACGGTGGGCGGCGCGCAGAAGGAGGTCACCCCGCAGCGCTGCATCTGGTCGAGCAGGGCGCCGGCGTCGAAGCGCGTGTAGTTGTGGATGAACACGCACGCCTCGGCGTTCCACGGCGCGAAGACGTTGCTCCAGGCGTGCTTGGCCCAGCCGGGCGAGGAGATGTTGAGGTGCACGTCGCCCGGCTCCAGGCCGATCCAGTACATCGTGGACAGGTGCCCGGCGGGGTAGGAGACGTGGGTGTGCTCGACCAGCTTGGGCCGGGCGGTGGTGCCCGAGGTGAAGTACAGCAGCAGGGTGTCCTCGGCGCGGGTCGCGCCGTCGGGCTCGAACGCGTCGGGGGCCGCGGCGGAGTCGGCGTGGTCGAGCCAGCCCGGGACCGGCGCGCCGACGCTGATGCGGGTGTAGTCGCCGGGCAGGGCG
This sequence is a window from Spinactinospora alkalitolerans. Protein-coding genes within it:
- the dop gene encoding depupylase/deamidase Dop; protein product: MTVRRIMGIETEYGISVPGNPGANAMVTSTQVVNAYLAASAARARKARWDFEEENPLRDARGFDLAREVADPTQLTDEDLGLANVILTNGARLYVDHAHPEYSAPEVTNPMDVVLWDKAGERVMSDAARRAAAIPGIDPIQLYKNNTDNKGASYGCHENYLMRRATPFADIVRHLVPFFVSRQVVCGAGRVGLGADGREAGFQISQRADFFEVEVGLETTLKRPIINTRDEPHADPDKYRRLHVIIGDANMSEISTYLKVGTTAIVLAMIEDGFISVDLSLETPIADLRAVSHDPGLTHAVRLRDGRRMTALQLQREYLDQARKYVEDRFGADVDPGTADVLDRWESTLERLADDPMRLSEELDWVAKLKLLEGYRSRDGLDWGHHRLQLVDLQYSDVREDKGLYNRLVARGRMQRLLQESEVERAITEPPHDTRAYFRGRCLAKYADSVAAASWDSVIFDLPGRDSLQRVPTLEPLRGTKEHVGALLDRSATAADLVAVLTGERR
- a CDS encoding AMP-binding protein; translated protein: MTPSPAYASGVSDIPLLGETIGANLDRAIAAHPDRDALVDRPSGRRWTYAEFGRAVEEVALGLLAAGVAKGDRVGVWAPNCPEWVLVQYATAKIGAILVNVNPAYRLHELEYVLDQAGVSLLVSYTEYKTSDYRSMVERVRAARPALRTVVYIGDPTWDRLVERGSGVPTGRLAERERELSFDDPINIQYTSGTTGFPKGATLSHHNILNNGYFVGELLGYDEHDRICLPVPFYHCFGMVMGNLAATSHGACMIIPAPTFDPAATLEAVAQERATSLYGVPTMFIAELGLDGLASYDLSSLRTGIMAGSPCPVEIMRRVIGEMHMEEVAICYGMTETSPVSTQTRRADDLERRTSSVGRVLPHLEVKVVDPVAGTTMPRGEAGELCTRGYSVMLGYWDNPEETAEVIDAGRWMHTGDLAVMRGDGYVDIVGRIKDMIIRGGENVYPREIEEFLYSHPKISDVQVIGVPDDKYGEEIMACVIPRVPGDTLTAEEVAEFCSGRLAHFKVPRHVRVVESFPMTVSGKVRKVQMREEFTRDLGAAAAT
- a CDS encoding AMP-binding protein, whose amino-acid sequence is MSGATEVFRQARDFLLRHREDYESARAGFRWPELTEFNWALDWFDVIARGNDRPALWIVEEDGSERRWSFAEMSRRSGQVANWLRGHGVRRGDRLILMLGNQVELWETLLAAAKLGAVVIPATTLLGPAELRDRLERGRAGHVVVGSDHTAKFDALPGDYTRISVGAPVPGWLDHADSAAAPDAFEPDGATRAEDTLLLYFTSGTTARPKLVEHTHVSYPAGHLSTMYWIGLEPGDVHLNISSPGWAKHAWSNVFAPWNAEACVFIHNYTRFDAGALLDQMQRCGVTSFCAPPTVWRMLIQADISRLRTPPAKVVGAGEPLNPEVIEHVRSAWGVTIRDGFGQTETTVQVANTPGSPVRPGSMGRPCPGYAVELIDPATGAPGDAGEICLDLSQRPLGLMVGYHGDPERNAEAMRDGYYHTGDIGSRDADGNITYVGRTDDVFKASDYRISPFELESALLEHPAVAEAAVVPSPDPIRLAVPKAFVVLAAGWEPGEDTARAIFAHSREALAPYKRIRRLEFTELPKTISGKIRRTELRAREAEQRDDSTATALPDGEFREEDLTGPRA